One Arthrobacter sp. StoSoilB20 DNA segment encodes these proteins:
- a CDS encoding cytochrome c oxidase subunit 4, with protein MKIESWLFGAGVFFFVPVAIAYGFLTEWNEWVGVLGILLVGGLAGMIGAYLGFTGKRIGLRPEDRPDAEVHEGAGEQGHFSPWSWWPLVLGLACAGGFLGLAIGFWVTYVAGGLAIVALIGWVFEYSRGDHAH; from the coding sequence ATGAAAATTGAATCGTGGCTCTTCGGAGCCGGAGTCTTCTTCTTCGTCCCGGTAGCCATCGCTTACGGCTTCCTGACGGAATGGAACGAATGGGTTGGTGTCCTTGGCATCCTCCTGGTCGGTGGCCTTGCCGGCATGATCGGCGCCTACCTGGGCTTCACTGGCAAGAGGATTGGGCTGCGTCCTGAAGACCGCCCTGACGCAGAGGTGCACGAAGGTGCCGGAGAGCAGGGACACTTCAGCCCCTGGAGCTGGTGGCCCTTGGTTCTTGGTCTGGCGTGTGCCGGTGGATTCCTCGGCCTCGCAATTGGTTTCTGGGTGACCTACGTCGCGGGCGGCCTTGCCATCGTGGCATTGATTGGTTGGGTCTTCGAATACAGCCGTGGAGACCACGCGCACTAG
- a CDS encoding ubiquinol-cytochrome c reductase cytochrome b subunit — MSASSTAEAPFVPKTKVGSFTNFVDERVGGSGILREFGRKVFPDHWSFMFGEVALYSFVILLMSGTFLTFFFDPSMAETHYQGSYTPLYNVEMSVAYSSSLNISFDVRGGLFMRQVHHWAALLFVASLGVHMLRVFFTGAFRKPREMNWVVGGVLLILAMAAGFTGYSLPDDLLSGNGLRIIDGVIKSIPVIGTYISFFLFGGEFPGTAIIGRLYVLHILLVPALILLMIVIHLFMVVVHKHTQYPGPGRNDGNVVGYPLGPVYAAKAGGFFFIVFGVLALMAAAFTINPIWNYGPYDPSPVSAGTQPDWYIGFVDGALRLMPGVVNDFHFEWIIFGRVLTLNVLLPALVPAGIIFTVLFMYPWIERWITKDNREHHVLDRPRNAPTRTAIGVAGFTWYCVMWAAAGSDLIATHFHVSLNDVTYWLRTLFFIGPIIAFVVTKRIALALQRKDREIALHGRETGRIVRLPHGEFIEVHAPLDEYKRYKLVGFESPAPLPAEPNEHGVVTRKEKRRAALSKWFFEDRVAPATPAELEAAHAHGHHEAIEAGEDQKSLSH, encoded by the coding sequence ATGAGCGCCTCATCAACAGCTGAAGCCCCCTTCGTTCCGAAGACCAAGGTTGGTAGTTTCACCAACTTCGTGGACGAGCGTGTGGGTGGCTCCGGCATCCTGCGTGAGTTCGGCCGGAAGGTCTTCCCCGACCACTGGTCATTCATGTTCGGTGAGGTGGCGCTGTACTCCTTCGTCATCTTGCTGATGTCAGGTACCTTCCTGACCTTCTTCTTCGATCCGTCCATGGCGGAAACCCACTACCAGGGTTCGTACACTCCGCTGTACAACGTAGAAATGTCCGTGGCATACAGCTCGTCCCTGAACATCTCCTTCGATGTCCGCGGCGGTCTGTTCATGCGTCAGGTACACCACTGGGCGGCACTGCTGTTCGTGGCCTCCCTGGGTGTCCACATGCTGCGCGTGTTCTTTACGGGTGCTTTCCGCAAGCCGCGTGAAATGAACTGGGTAGTCGGCGGTGTGCTGCTCATCCTGGCAATGGCAGCCGGCTTCACTGGCTACTCGCTCCCCGATGACCTGCTTTCCGGCAACGGCCTGCGCATCATCGATGGCGTTATCAAGTCCATTCCGGTGATCGGAACGTACATCTCGTTCTTCCTCTTTGGAGGCGAATTCCCCGGCACAGCCATCATTGGCCGTCTCTACGTGCTGCACATCCTGCTTGTTCCTGCGCTCATCCTCCTGATGATCGTGATCCACCTGTTCATGGTGGTTGTCCACAAGCACACCCAGTACCCCGGCCCGGGACGCAACGACGGCAACGTCGTGGGCTACCCGCTTGGCCCGGTTTACGCTGCCAAAGCCGGTGGATTCTTCTTCATCGTCTTCGGCGTTCTGGCACTGATGGCTGCGGCGTTCACGATCAACCCGATCTGGAACTACGGCCCTTACGATCCCTCCCCTGTGTCGGCAGGTACCCAGCCTGACTGGTACATCGGTTTCGTTGACGGTGCTCTGCGCTTGATGCCTGGCGTCGTCAATGACTTCCACTTCGAATGGATCATCTTCGGCCGTGTGCTGACCTTGAACGTCCTCCTTCCTGCCCTTGTACCCGCAGGCATCATCTTCACCGTTCTGTTCATGTACCCGTGGATCGAACGTTGGATCACCAAGGACAACCGCGAGCACCACGTTCTCGACCGTCCCCGCAACGCCCCCACCCGTACGGCGATCGGCGTTGCAGGTTTCACCTGGTACTGCGTGATGTGGGCGGCTGCTGGTTCGGACCTCATCGCCACGCACTTCCACGTCTCGCTCAACGATGTGACCTACTGGCTGCGGACACTGTTCTTCATTGGCCCGATCATCGCCTTCGTAGTGACCAAGCGCATCGCCCTCGCTCTCCAGCGCAAGGACCGTGAGATTGCCCTGCACGGCCGGGAAACGGGACGCATTGTCCGTCTCCCCCACGGTGAGTTCATTGAGGTCCACGCTCCGCTGGACGAGTACAAGCGCTACAAGCTTGTTGGGTTCGAGTCACCGGCTCCCTTGCCGGCAGAACCGAACGAGCATGGCGTTGTCACCCGCAAGGAAAAACGGCGTGCGGCGCTGTCCAAGTGGTTCTTCGAGGACCGTGTTGCTCCGGCAACACCGGCAGAGCTCGAAGCCGCCCACGCGCATGGCCACCATGAAGCCATTGAAGCTGGCGAAGACCAAAAGAGCCTGAGCCACTAA
- a CDS encoding iron-sulfur cluster assembly accessory protein, whose protein sequence is MSTATNENSTGEQLVANDELATHEVNLTDVAAGKVRSLLEQEGRTDLRLRVAVQPGGCSGLIYQLYFDERLLDGDAVRDYDGVEVVVDKMSVPYLSGASIDFEDTISKQGFTIDNPNAGGSCACGDSFH, encoded by the coding sequence ATGAGCACTGCAACCAACGAAAACAGCACCGGAGAACAGCTCGTCGCCAACGACGAACTGGCCACGCACGAGGTCAATCTGACCGACGTCGCCGCAGGCAAGGTCCGCAGCCTCCTGGAACAGGAAGGGCGCACCGACCTTCGGCTGCGCGTTGCAGTCCAGCCTGGCGGTTGCTCCGGTCTGATCTACCAGCTCTACTTCGATGAGCGACTGCTTGATGGAGACGCTGTACGTGACTACGACGGCGTTGAGGTCGTAGTGGACAAGATGAGCGTTCCCTACCTCAGTGGTGCCAGCATCGACTTCGAGGACACCATTTCGAAGCAGGGCTTCACCATCGACAACCCGAATGCCGGCGGGTCTTGCGCCTGCGGTGATTCGTTCCACTGA
- the coxB gene encoding cytochrome c oxidase subunit II, whose protein sequence is MSSQNRTGSRRIKITSITGLALAGALVLTGCSPEVEKGWLPTERGTTNHTDRIMDLWVNSWIAALAVGIITWGLLVWCIIAYRRRKGTTGFPKQLSYNLPLEVFYLTIPLFMVLVFFYFTDQDQRAIDDRSQPADVVVDVRGKQWAWDFNYKKGEVVNEDLHEAGVQAHLTGNEVDKELLPTLYLPVGKSVDLELNSRDVIHSFWVPAFLQKRDMIPGKTNYIRFTPTKEGTFDGKCAELCGEYHSEMLFRVKVVSESEFQAHMDKLRQEGNTGLLGAEYDRNPNLNETK, encoded by the coding sequence GTGAGTTCGCAGAACCGAACCGGCAGCCGACGCATAAAGATCACATCGATCACTGGCTTGGCACTAGCCGGCGCGTTGGTTTTGACCGGATGTTCACCAGAGGTAGAGAAGGGTTGGCTGCCTACAGAGCGCGGCACGACCAACCACACTGACCGGATCATGGACCTCTGGGTCAACTCATGGATCGCCGCCTTGGCAGTCGGTATTATCACGTGGGGCCTCCTGGTCTGGTGCATCATCGCTTACCGTCGCCGCAAGGGCACCACGGGATTCCCGAAGCAGCTCAGCTACAACCTGCCGCTTGAGGTCTTCTACTTGACCATCCCGCTGTTCATGGTGCTGGTGTTCTTCTACTTCACCGACCAGGACCAGCGTGCGATCGATGACCGCTCCCAGCCGGCCGACGTCGTTGTTGACGTCCGCGGCAAGCAGTGGGCCTGGGACTTCAACTACAAAAAGGGTGAGGTCGTCAACGAGGACCTCCACGAAGCCGGCGTTCAGGCCCACCTGACCGGCAACGAGGTCGACAAGGAACTGCTCCCCACGCTGTACTTGCCTGTTGGCAAGTCCGTGGACCTGGAGCTGAACTCCCGCGACGTCATCCACTCATTCTGGGTTCCCGCCTTCCTTCAGAAGCGCGACATGATCCCCGGCAAGACGAACTACATCAGGTTCACCCCCACTAAGGAGGGCACCTTCGATGGCAAGTGTGCCGAACTCTGTGGCGAGTACCACTCCGAAATGCTTTTCCGCGTCAAGGTTGTCTCCGAGTCTGAGTTCCAGGCACACATGGACAAGCTTCGCCAGGAAGGCAACACGGGCCTCCTCGGTGCGGAATACGACCGCAACCCGAACCTGAACGAAACCAAGTAA
- a CDS encoding GntR family transcriptional regulator → MPEAASIAGEIDRTSGTPIYVQLREILRAFIAQSCPPGSALPSERDLSDRFGLARMTVRQAIDALVGEEVLERVVGLGTFVRKPKLDLQVKLTSYSEEMQRRGMVPAAKVLSFEQISASAFLARELQLEEGTPLVRFRRLLLADNEPMSVDENFIPAHRVPGLLDEAPPTSLYNVLSERFGLVMEWGEDMIEATAASPSTARLLNVDVGAPLLKIQRHAFVARAMVDYSVSYYRADRYKLWVPLQRPGVRPTRNYSSGYRTQP, encoded by the coding sequence GTGCCTGAGGCAGCAAGCATCGCGGGCGAGATTGATCGAACCAGCGGTACTCCAATTTATGTTCAGCTCCGTGAAATCCTTCGGGCGTTCATCGCGCAATCCTGCCCTCCGGGTTCTGCGCTCCCATCAGAGCGGGATCTCTCGGACCGTTTCGGTCTGGCACGGATGACGGTGCGTCAAGCCATTGACGCCCTCGTGGGTGAGGAGGTCCTCGAACGCGTAGTGGGGTTGGGAACTTTCGTCAGGAAGCCAAAACTGGACCTCCAAGTAAAACTGACATCATACAGCGAGGAAATGCAGCGGCGTGGCATGGTCCCTGCGGCGAAAGTCCTGAGCTTCGAGCAGATCTCGGCGAGTGCATTTCTTGCCCGGGAGCTTCAGCTGGAGGAAGGCACCCCACTGGTCCGGTTCAGGAGATTGCTGCTTGCAGACAATGAACCGATGAGCGTGGATGAGAATTTTATTCCGGCGCACCGGGTTCCGGGCCTGTTGGACGAAGCACCTCCAACGTCCCTCTACAACGTACTGAGCGAACGCTTTGGTTTGGTGATGGAGTGGGGCGAAGACATGATCGAGGCCACGGCGGCCTCCCCTTCCACTGCACGGCTGCTCAACGTCGACGTCGGAGCTCCCTTGTTGAAGATCCAACGCCATGCATTCGTGGCACGGGCGATGGTGGACTATTCCGTGTCCTACTACCGGGCCGACCGATACAAGCTCTGGGTGCCCCTGCAGCGCCCAGGCGTCAGGCCCACCCGCAATTACTCCTCCGGGTACCGTACACAGCCCTAG
- the ctaD gene encoding cytochrome c oxidase subunit I encodes MATYTQSAPGVLEAPVVPKSKGRIVVNWITSTDHKTIGYMYLIASFVFFCLGGVMALLIRAELFEPGMQILQTKEQYNQMFTMHGTVMLLMFATPLFAGFANVIMPLQIGAPDVAFPRLNALAFWFFLFGSTIAVSGFITPQGAASFGWFAYAPLSNTTFSPGVGGDLWVFGLALSGFGTILGAVNFITTIICMRAPGMTMWRMPIFTWNTLVTAILVLMAFPPLAAALFALGADRRFGAHIFDPENGGAVLWQHLFWFFGHPEVYIIALPFFGIVSEIFPVFSRKPIFGYKGLVYATIAIAALSVTVWAHHMYVTGSVLLPFFAFMTMLIAVPTGVKFFNWIGTLWQGSITFETPMLWSIGFLVTFLFGGLTGIILASPPLDFHVSDSYFVVAHFHYVVFGTVVFAMFAGFYFWWPKWTGKMLNERLGKIHFWLLFLGFHGTFLIQHWLGVEGMPRRYADYMPQDNFTWMNQFSTISSFVLGASLLPFFWNVYITWRSNKKVEVDDPWGFGASLEWATSCPPPRHNFTSLPRIRSERPALDLHHPELAQVHTAEAPSPAAAVLGNADQRDVSK; translated from the coding sequence GTGGCTACGTACACTCAATCCGCACCGGGGGTCCTAGAAGCTCCCGTAGTTCCTAAATCCAAGGGACGCATTGTCGTCAACTGGATTACCTCCACCGACCACAAGACCATCGGGTACATGTACCTGATCGCGTCCTTCGTGTTCTTCTGCCTCGGTGGCGTCATGGCGCTGCTGATCCGCGCTGAACTGTTCGAACCCGGAATGCAGATCCTGCAGACCAAAGAGCAGTACAACCAGATGTTCACCATGCACGGCACCGTGATGCTCCTGATGTTTGCGACACCGCTGTTTGCCGGCTTCGCCAACGTGATCATGCCGCTCCAGATCGGTGCCCCCGATGTCGCCTTCCCGCGACTGAACGCCTTGGCCTTCTGGTTCTTCCTGTTCGGTTCCACCATCGCGGTGTCCGGTTTCATCACCCCGCAGGGTGCAGCCTCCTTTGGCTGGTTCGCCTATGCGCCGTTGTCGAATACCACATTCAGCCCAGGAGTCGGTGGAGACCTTTGGGTGTTCGGCCTGGCGCTGTCCGGCTTTGGCACCATCCTTGGTGCTGTCAACTTCATCACCACCATCATCTGCATGCGTGCCCCTGGCATGACCATGTGGCGCATGCCGATCTTCACCTGGAACACGCTTGTTACCGCGATCCTGGTGCTGATGGCCTTCCCGCCGCTGGCCGCCGCACTGTTCGCACTTGGTGCAGACCGCCGCTTTGGTGCCCACATCTTCGATCCCGAGAATGGCGGTGCAGTCCTCTGGCAGCACCTGTTCTGGTTCTTCGGCCACCCCGAGGTGTACATCATCGCCCTGCCGTTCTTCGGCATCGTTTCGGAGATCTTCCCGGTCTTCAGCCGTAAGCCGATCTTCGGTTACAAGGGTCTTGTATACGCGACCATTGCCATCGCGGCGCTGTCCGTCACCGTATGGGCACACCACATGTATGTGACCGGCTCCGTACTGCTGCCGTTCTTCGCCTTCATGACCATGCTGATCGCAGTGCCTACCGGCGTGAAGTTCTTCAACTGGATCGGTACGTTGTGGCAGGGTTCCATCACCTTTGAGACCCCCATGCTCTGGAGCATCGGCTTCCTGGTGACGTTCCTCTTCGGTGGCTTGACGGGTATCATCCTGGCCTCGCCCCCGCTGGACTTCCACGTTTCGGACTCCTACTTCGTGGTGGCCCACTTCCACTACGTGGTCTTCGGCACGGTGGTCTTCGCGATGTTCGCTGGGTTCTACTTCTGGTGGCCCAAATGGACTGGAAAGATGCTCAACGAGCGACTTGGCAAGATCCACTTCTGGCTGCTGTTCCTCGGCTTCCACGGCACCTTCCTGATCCAGCACTGGTTGGGTGTAGAGGGCATGCCGCGCCGTTACGCCGACTACATGCCACAGGACAACTTCACCTGGATGAACCAGTTCTCCACGATTTCCTCCTTCGTTCTGGGAGCTTCGCTCCTGCCGTTCTTCTGGAACGTCTACATCACCTGGCGCAGCAACAAGAAGGTAGAAGTGGATGACCCGTGGGGCTTCGGTGCTTCCCTGGAATGGGCAACATCCTGCCCGCCGCCGCGCCACAACTTCACCTCCTTGCCCCGCATCCGCTCTGAGCGCCCGGCACTGGACCTTCACCACCCTGAGTTGGCCCAGGTCCACACCGCCGAGGCCCCGTCACCCGCAGCAGCTGTTTTGGGTAATGCCGACCAAAGGGACGTCAGCAAATGA
- a CDS encoding Rieske 2Fe-2S domain-containing protein, whose protein sequence is MGNHSDGSPNHSGTVATAGQNEVEKFQDPGLPPHRLRLADTDPVAAKRAERQVAILFGTSVIGTLVFLVAYFAIDLGDDTTIATIRTQNLLLGLGTAFAMLGIGTGIVHWAKALMPDHEVSEERHAIRTEEDRQAAVRIVDDIVEETGIKRRPLIRNTLLGAVALAPLPALAIFGDLGPRPDDALAHTMWAPEGGKLKRLTRDPDGTPIKASDVTIGSAFHVIPEGLNELHEGKLNEKAKAVVLLMRLDPNSLNPSEGRENWSYNGIVAYSKICTHVGCPVALYEQQTHHLLCPCHQSTFDLTQECKVIFGPASRPLPQLPIAVDAEGYLVATSDFREPVGPSYWERDEHERLINS, encoded by the coding sequence ATGGGCAACCATAGTGACGGCAGTCCGAACCACTCGGGCACCGTAGCTACGGCTGGTCAGAATGAGGTGGAGAAGTTCCAGGATCCTGGGCTTCCTCCGCATCGTTTGCGCCTGGCTGACACGGACCCGGTAGCCGCAAAGCGAGCCGAGCGTCAGGTAGCCATTCTGTTTGGCACCTCCGTCATTGGCACGCTGGTCTTCCTGGTGGCGTATTTCGCCATCGACCTGGGCGACGACACCACCATTGCGACCATCCGTACCCAGAACCTTCTTCTGGGACTGGGTACGGCCTTTGCCATGCTTGGCATCGGCACCGGCATCGTGCACTGGGCCAAGGCCCTCATGCCCGATCACGAAGTCTCTGAAGAACGCCACGCCATTCGTACGGAAGAGGATCGCCAGGCAGCTGTCCGGATCGTCGACGACATCGTCGAGGAAACCGGCATCAAGCGCCGCCCGCTGATCCGCAACACCCTTCTTGGTGCCGTTGCGCTTGCCCCGCTGCCTGCTCTCGCCATTTTCGGCGACCTGGGCCCCCGCCCGGACGACGCTTTGGCACACACCATGTGGGCTCCGGAGGGCGGAAAGCTCAAGCGCCTGACCCGCGACCCTGATGGCACCCCCATCAAGGCCTCCGATGTCACCATTGGTTCAGCGTTCCACGTCATCCCTGAAGGTCTCAACGAGCTCCACGAGGGCAAGCTGAACGAAAAGGCCAAGGCCGTCGTCCTGCTGATGCGCCTTGACCCGAACTCCTTGAACCCCTCCGAGGGCCGCGAAAACTGGAGCTACAACGGAATCGTTGCCTACTCCAAGATCTGCACGCACGTTGGCTGCCCCGTTGCTCTCTACGAGCAGCAGACGCACCACCTTCTGTGCCCGTGCCACCAGTCCACATTTGACCTCACGCAGGAATGCAAGGTCATCTTTGGGCCGGCCAGCCGTCCGCTCCCCCAGCTGCCGATCGCAGTTGACGCAGAGGGCTACCTCGTCGCCACCAGCGACTTCAGAGAACCTGTAGGACCGAGTTACTGGGAGCGTGACGAGCATGAGCGCCTCATCAACAGCTGA
- a CDS encoding HPr family phosphocarrier protein, whose amino-acid sequence MPESRAIVAAEVGLHARAAAVFVRAVTDTGLAVTIRKHDGRPVDARSLLEVMTEDFGHGCEVLLEVAPDSLAAGQSVAAAENALTALSAVLEATEAR is encoded by the coding sequence TTGCCGGAGTCGAGGGCCATCGTTGCCGCGGAAGTTGGATTACATGCCCGGGCAGCAGCAGTGTTCGTGCGTGCTGTGACTGACACGGGGCTGGCGGTCACCATACGCAAACACGATGGTCGGCCGGTTGACGCGCGTTCCCTGCTGGAAGTCATGACTGAGGACTTCGGGCACGGGTGTGAGGTCCTACTCGAGGTCGCCCCAGACTCCCTCGCAGCGGGGCAAAGCGTTGCAGCAGCCGAGAACGCACTGACAGCTCTTTCGGCCGTCCTGGAGGCCACAGAAGCCCGCTGA